The Bacillus vallismortis genome window below encodes:
- a CDS encoding LysE family transporter, giving the protein MHSILTYIPIAAMMVIIPGADTMLVMKNTLRYGAKAGRYNILGLATGLSFWTVIAILGLSVVIAKSVFLFTTIKYLGAAYLIYLGIKSFFAKSMFSFDETQSQASKENSPKRYYKTSFMQGSLSNILNPKTVLVYVTIMPQFINLKGNINQQLIILASILTLLAVLWFLFLVYMIDFAKKWMKNSKFQKAFQKITGIILVGFGIKTGMN; this is encoded by the coding sequence ATGCACAGCATACTCACATACATACCGATTGCTGCCATGATGGTTATCATACCGGGAGCAGATACGATGCTTGTGATGAAAAATACCCTTAGATATGGCGCAAAGGCTGGCCGTTATAACATCCTTGGATTGGCAACAGGACTTTCCTTTTGGACGGTTATCGCCATTTTAGGTTTATCAGTGGTTATTGCAAAGTCGGTATTTCTTTTCACAACGATCAAATATTTGGGAGCAGCATACTTAATTTATTTAGGAATCAAGAGTTTTTTTGCCAAAAGCATGTTTTCTTTTGATGAAACGCAATCTCAAGCAAGCAAGGAAAATTCTCCGAAACGTTATTATAAAACTTCCTTTATGCAAGGATCACTTAGTAATATTCTCAATCCTAAAACTGTTTTGGTTTATGTTACAATCATGCCCCAATTTATCAATCTAAAGGGAAATATAAACCAGCAGCTCATCATTTTAGCTTCAATCCTAACCTTATTAGCGGTTTTGTGGTTCCTCTTTCTCGTTTATATGATTGATTTCGCAAAGAAATGGATGAAAAACTCGAAGTTCCAGAAAGCGTTTCAAAAAATAACCGGTATTATATTAGTGGGTTTCGGCATCAAAACTGGTATGAATTGA
- the fatR gene encoding transcriptional regulator FatR produces MLSASSSKYDMIMKASVSLFTERGFDATTIPMIAERAHVGTGTIYRYFDSKETLVNVLFQESIQRFMEKLKQDFSELSVREGFHHVFCCLIQFTKESDYALFFLETKKDAHYLNATSRKMIENLTQMLDDYFNKGKAEGVIRSLPSNVLIAIVLGAFLKIYQLVQTGDIEMDMDLRTELEQCCWDAIKLHSFTSQK; encoded by the coding sequence ATGTTATCCGCATCCAGCAGTAAATACGACATGATTATGAAAGCGTCGGTTTCACTATTTACAGAGAGGGGATTTGACGCTACCACGATCCCAATGATAGCTGAACGAGCCCATGTGGGGACAGGAACGATCTACCGCTATTTTGACAGCAAAGAAACACTCGTCAACGTATTGTTTCAAGAAAGCATTCAGCGCTTTATGGAAAAGCTGAAACAAGACTTTTCGGAATTGAGTGTCAGAGAAGGCTTTCACCATGTATTTTGCTGTCTCATTCAATTTACAAAAGAGAGCGACTATGCGCTTTTCTTTCTTGAAACGAAGAAAGACGCTCATTACTTAAATGCCACAAGCAGAAAAATGATAGAAAATCTGACTCAAATGCTTGATGACTATTTTAATAAGGGAAAAGCGGAAGGTGTAATTCGCAGCCTGCCCTCAAACGTGTTAATTGCGATTGTGTTAGGGGCGTTTCTCAAGATATATCAGCTTGTCCAAACGGGTGATATAGAGATGGACATGGATTTAAGGACTGAATTGGAACAATGCTGCTGGGACGCCATTAAGCTTCATTCATTTACTTCACAAAAATAA
- a CDS encoding TrmB family transcriptional regulator, translated as MKENMLDILKNLNFTEYESKAYLALLQESPLTGYAVAKNSGVPRSKIYEVLESLVLRGDVFVSHGNTPQYVPVPAKELIKNRRLKAEEHFDQAEKYFEKFEQTANDRENIWNITGRNEILEKVKACILSAKKRILLEIWEEDFEEIESELRQAANQGVIVTIIAYGDITSDFAAVYLHDMSSEITEEYDGRWLVYSGDDSEVVAGIVSLGNDSRAAWTMHVGLVMPITEVIIHDLYLMEILKKHRGLLEESFGKNLIQLRRKFSIHSDFKKHYLE; from the coding sequence ATGAAGGAAAATATGTTAGACATTTTAAAAAACCTTAATTTTACCGAATATGAATCAAAAGCATATCTTGCTTTATTGCAAGAATCGCCTTTAACAGGCTATGCCGTCGCCAAAAATTCCGGAGTGCCCCGTTCTAAAATTTATGAAGTCTTGGAAAGTCTTGTCTTAAGAGGAGATGTTTTTGTAAGTCATGGAAATACACCTCAGTATGTGCCTGTCCCCGCTAAAGAACTGATTAAAAACCGCCGGCTCAAAGCGGAAGAGCATTTTGATCAGGCTGAGAAATACTTTGAAAAATTCGAGCAGACCGCAAATGACCGGGAAAATATCTGGAATATCACCGGACGCAATGAAATTCTTGAAAAAGTGAAGGCTTGTATCTTATCCGCCAAAAAAAGAATTCTCTTGGAAATATGGGAAGAGGATTTTGAAGAAATAGAATCAGAGCTAAGACAAGCGGCAAATCAAGGTGTCATTGTGACCATTATTGCGTACGGAGACATCACATCTGATTTTGCTGCTGTTTACCTTCATGATATGAGCAGTGAAATTACAGAAGAGTATGACGGGCGGTGGCTTGTCTATAGCGGAGATGATTCAGAAGTTGTAGCAGGTATCGTCTCTCTTGGCAACGACAGCCGTGCTGCATGGACGATGCATGTAGGTTTAGTCATGCCTATTACTGAAGTCATCATTCATGATCTGTACCTCATGGAAATCCTGAAAAAGCATAGAGGGCTTTTAGAAGAAAGCTTTGGGAAAAATCTCATCCAGCTGCGCCGCAAATTTTCAATCCACTCTGATTTCAAAAAACATTATTTGGAATAG
- a CDS encoding formate/nitrite transporter family protein gives MAFRKPDEIADAAIEAGMKKVKLPLPSLLVLGFLGGAFIALGYLLDIRVIGDLPKEWGSLSSLIGAAVFPVGLILVVLAGAELITGNMMSVAMALFSRKISVKELAVNWGIVTIMNLIGALFVAYFFGHLVGLTETGPYLEKTIAVAQGKLDMSFGKVLISGIGCNWLVCLAVWLSFGAQDGAGKILGIWFPIMAFVAIGFQHVVANMFVIPAAIFAGSFTWGQFIGNIIPAFIGNVIGGAVFVGLIYFIGYHKKDRSRKEMKQVS, from the coding sequence ATGGCTTTTCGAAAACCGGATGAAATAGCGGATGCAGCAATTGAAGCAGGGATGAAAAAAGTAAAGCTTCCGCTGCCGTCTCTGCTTGTATTGGGGTTTTTAGGCGGCGCATTTATCGCGCTCGGGTACTTGCTTGATATCAGGGTAATCGGCGACCTGCCGAAAGAATGGGGAAGCCTTTCCAGCCTTATCGGGGCTGCCGTATTTCCTGTCGGTCTGATCCTTGTGGTGCTCGCTGGCGCTGAGTTGATCACAGGAAATATGATGTCCGTTGCGATGGCCTTATTTTCGAGAAAAATATCAGTAAAAGAATTGGCGGTTAACTGGGGAATCGTCACGATTATGAACCTAATCGGCGCATTGTTTGTTGCCTACTTTTTCGGGCATTTGGTTGGGTTGACTGAAACAGGCCCTTATTTAGAAAAAACGATCGCCGTTGCGCAAGGAAAGCTTGATATGAGCTTCGGCAAGGTTCTCATTTCCGGCATCGGCTGTAACTGGCTTGTATGTCTTGCGGTGTGGCTTTCTTTCGGCGCCCAAGACGGAGCAGGGAAAATCCTTGGCATTTGGTTCCCCATTATGGCTTTTGTTGCAATCGGATTTCAGCACGTTGTCGCCAACATGTTTGTGATTCCCGCTGCCATTTTTGCTGGCTCGTTCACGTGGGGGCAGTTTATCGGAAACATCATTCCGGCTTTTATCGGCAATGTCATCGGCGGAGCCGTGTTTGTCGGTCTCATTTATTTTATTGGATATCATAAGAAAGACCGCTCCAGAAAAGAAATGAAGCAGGTATCATGA
- a CDS encoding class I SAM-dependent methyltransferase, which produces MFKMLENRLYKQLNLLKLFSRKYKQTKTIEHMMIDSIDIQENDRILEIGIGNATVFKNITEKLEKGSLKSIDPSKRKVRQISHANRKNMGKGEIFHGYPENIPFDDRTFNKVFSLHTVQSCTDIRLALREIYRVLQIDGQFYINIDTNTGEKENMYIQLLEDQHFRDLSIIRRDSCLCIVAVK; this is translated from the coding sequence GTGTTTAAAATGCTAGAAAATAGACTCTATAAACAATTGAATCTTTTGAAATTATTTTCTCGGAAATATAAGCAAACCAAAACAATTGAGCATATGATGATTGACTCTATAGACATACAAGAAAATGACAGAATTTTAGAAATTGGAATCGGAAATGCCACTGTTTTTAAGAACATAACCGAGAAACTAGAAAAGGGAAGCTTAAAAAGCATTGACCCTTCAAAGCGAAAGGTAAGGCAAATATCACACGCAAATCGAAAGAACATGGGGAAAGGGGAGATTTTTCATGGCTATCCCGAGAACATTCCCTTTGATGACCGTACCTTTAATAAAGTGTTTTCCTTACATACGGTTCAGAGCTGTACTGATATTAGGCTTGCATTAAGGGAAATTTACCGTGTGCTTCAAATTGACGGCCAATTTTACATCAATATTGATACAAATACCGGTGAGAAAGAGAACATGTATATTCAACTGCTGGAAGATCAGCATTTCAGGGATCTTTCTATCATCAGACGTGATTCCTGTCTTTGCATTGTGGCTGTTAAATAA
- a CDS encoding YrhK family protein — MAPKEENEIKKELKRYELFFKKRYKILYTVNDFIIGALFLVGSIFFFYEQFKSAGIWLFAIGSLLLLIRPTIRLIHDFHYRKHVENQFKHRSSTDGSS, encoded by the coding sequence ATGGCACCTAAAGAAGAAAATGAGATCAAAAAAGAACTGAAACGATACGAGCTCTTTTTCAAAAAACGATATAAGATTCTTTATACAGTAAATGATTTTATCATTGGTGCCTTGTTTCTTGTCGGAAGTATTTTCTTTTTTTATGAGCAGTTCAAGTCGGCAGGGATATGGCTGTTTGCGATTGGGAGTTTGCTGCTGTTAATCAGGCCGACGATTCGGCTGATTCATGACTTTCATTACCGTAAACATGTGGAAAACCAATTTAAACATCGATCTTCAACAGATGGTTCATCTTGA
- a CDS encoding amino acid permease, protein MRGNSNKDNFGQQQKLSRGLKNRHIQLMAIGGAIGTGLFLGSGKSIHFAGPSILFAYMITGVFCFFIMRSLGELLLSNTGYHSFVDFVRDYLGDMAAFITGWTYWFCWISLAMADLTAVGIYTQYWLPAVPQWLPGLLALIILLIMNLATVKLFGELEFWFALIKVIAILALIATGIFLIAKGFSADSGTASLTNLWSHGGMFPNGWHGFILSFQMVVFAFVGIELVGLTAGETENPQKVIPKAINQIPVRILLFYVGALFVIMCIYPWNVLNPNESPFVQVFSVVGIVAAASMINFVVLTSAASAANSALFSTSRMVYSLAKDHHAPGLLKKLTSSKVPSNALFFSTIAILIGVSLNYIMPEQVFTLITSVSTICFIFIWGITVICHLKYRKSRQDEAKANKFKMPFYPLSNYLTLAFLAFILIVLALANDTRVALFVTPAWFVLLIIMYKVQTTRRHKIK, encoded by the coding sequence TTGAGAGGCAATTCTAACAAAGACAATTTTGGACAACAACAAAAATTGTCTAGAGGCCTTAAAAACAGGCATATACAATTAATGGCGATTGGGGGTGCAATCGGGACAGGTTTATTCTTAGGCTCAGGAAAATCCATCCACTTTGCGGGACCATCTATTTTATTTGCTTACATGATCACCGGTGTATTTTGCTTTTTCATTATGCGTTCGCTCGGAGAACTGCTCTTATCAAATACGGGATATCACTCTTTCGTTGATTTTGTAAGGGACTATCTAGGAGACATGGCAGCGTTTATTACTGGCTGGACCTATTGGTTCTGCTGGATTTCTCTCGCGATGGCTGATTTAACGGCAGTCGGGATTTATACGCAATATTGGCTTCCTGCGGTGCCTCAATGGCTGCCGGGTCTTCTTGCGCTTATCATCTTGCTGATCATGAACCTTGCAACCGTTAAACTGTTCGGAGAATTAGAATTCTGGTTTGCATTGATCAAAGTTATCGCCATTTTGGCTCTTATCGCAACTGGTATTTTCTTGATAGCGAAAGGTTTTTCCGCTGATTCCGGCACAGCCAGCCTCACGAATCTTTGGAGCCACGGCGGCATGTTTCCAAATGGATGGCATGGATTTATCCTTTCATTCCAAATGGTTGTCTTCGCTTTTGTGGGAATTGAACTTGTTGGATTGACTGCAGGTGAAACTGAAAATCCCCAAAAAGTGATCCCTAAAGCCATCAATCAAATCCCAGTTCGGATTTTACTTTTTTATGTCGGCGCACTTTTTGTCATTATGTGTATCTATCCTTGGAACGTTTTGAACCCAAATGAAAGCCCATTTGTTCAAGTCTTTTCTGTTGTAGGCATCGTTGCCGCCGCCAGTATGATCAATTTTGTTGTATTAACATCAGCGGCATCAGCGGCCAACAGCGCTTTATTCAGCACAAGCCGCATGGTCTATTCTCTCGCCAAGGATCATCACGCCCCTGGATTATTAAAGAAACTGACTTCTTCTAAAGTTCCAAGCAATGCGCTGTTCTTTTCGACCATCGCCATTCTGATTGGCGTTAGCCTGAATTATATAATGCCCGAGCAAGTCTTTACATTGATTACAAGTGTTTCTACCATATGTTTTATTTTCATTTGGGGCATTACGGTGATTTGCCATTTAAAATATCGAAAATCAAGGCAGGATGAAGCGAAAGCAAACAAATTTAAAATGCCGTTTTACCCATTATCCAACTATTTAACACTCGCATTTCTCGCGTTCATTCTTATCGTATTGGCACTGGCAAATGATACACGTGTTGCTTTATTTGTCACTCCGGCCTGGTTTGTTTTATTGATTATCATGTATAAGGTACAGACCACCAGGAGACATAAGATAAAATAA
- a CDS encoding DUF2294 domain-containing protein → MSKKIHEFNDIIRKLRKELFGKGPERIHTVFVENMAVSTLYGNLSASEQFIARTPEGREMVHAARTSLIQDLYSKQTPEGMEELIGAKLVHLFSDIKIEENIAVSVFVFDQKIDDQKEALQS, encoded by the coding sequence ATGTCTAAAAAAATTCATGAGTTCAATGATATTATTCGAAAACTTCGTAAAGAATTATTCGGCAAAGGGCCTGAACGAATTCATACTGTATTTGTAGAAAACATGGCAGTTTCAACACTATACGGAAATCTGAGTGCAAGCGAGCAGTTTATCGCCCGCACACCTGAAGGAAGAGAAATGGTACATGCGGCCCGGACAAGCCTGATTCAAGACCTTTATTCCAAACAAACGCCGGAGGGAATGGAAGAGCTGATTGGGGCTAAGCTAGTCCATTTGTTTTCTGATATAAAAATTGAGGAAAATATCGCTGTATCTGTGTTTGTCTTTGACCAAAAAATAGATGATCAAAAAGAAGCCCTGCAAAGCTAG
- a CDS encoding YrzI family small protein, whose product MTINLFFLTLTINKRFKNPEEFEREQQIEQIYDEMKESQLKHLYLTNWR is encoded by the coding sequence ATGACGATTAACCTATTCTTTTTAACGTTAACGATTAACAAACGGTTTAAAAACCCGGAAGAATTCGAACGAGAACAGCAGATTGAGCAGATTTATGATGAAATGAAAGAGTCTCAGTTAAAGCATCTTTATTTAACAAACTGGCGCTAA
- the cypB gene encoding bifunctional cytochrome P450/NADPH--P450 reductase CypB produces the protein MKQASAIPQPKTYGPLKNLPHLEKEQLSQSLWKIADELGPIFRFDFPGVSSVFVSGHSLVAEVCDESRFDKNLGKGLLKVREFGGDGLFTSWTHEPNWQKAHRILLPSFSQKAMKSYHSMMLDIATQLIQKWSRLNPNEEIDVADDMTRLTLDTIGLCGFNYRFNSFYRDSQHPFITSMLRALKEAMNQSKRLGLQDKVMVKTKLQFQKDIEVMNALVDRMIAERKANPDENIKDLLSLMLYAKDPVTGETLDDENIRYQIITFLIAGHETTSGLLSFAIYCLLTHPEKLEKAQEEADRVLTDDTPEYRQIQQLKYIRMVLNETLRLFPTAPAFSLYAKEDTVLGGEYPISKGQPVTILIPKLHRDQNAWGEDAEDFRPERFEDPSRIPHHAYKPFGNGQRACIGMQFALQEATMVLGLVLKHFDLMNHTGYELKIKEALTIKPDEFKITVKPRKTAAINVQRKEQADIKTETKPKETKPKHGTPLLVLYGSNLGTAEGIAGELSAYGRQLGFTAEIAPLDDYIGKLPDQGAVVIVTASYNGAPPDNAAGFVEWLEELEEGRLKGVSYAVFGCGNRSWASTYQRIPRLIDDMMKAKGATRLIAIGEGDAADDFESHRESWENRFWKETMDAFDINEISQKEDRPSLSITFLSEATETPLAKAYGAFEGIVLENRELQTADSPRSTRHIELQISDAKTYQEGDHIGILPQNSRKLVQRVLSRFSLQANHVIKMSGSPHMAHLPMDRPIKVADVLASYVELQDPASRLQLRELASYTVCPPHKKKLQQLVSEDGIYKEQVLAKRLTMLDLLEDYPACEMPFERFLELLPSLKPRYYSISSSPKVQANIVSMTVGVVKASAWSGRGEYRGVASNYLAELNTGDAAACFIRTPQSGFQMPDDPETPMIMVGPGTGIAPFRGFIQARSVLKKEGSTLGEALLYFGCRRPDHDDLYREELDQAEQDGIVTIRRCYSRVENEPKGYVQHLLKQDTQKLISLIEKGAHIYVCGDGSQMAPDVENTLRLAYEAEKGASREESAEWLQKLQNQKRYGKDVWTGM, from the coding sequence ATGAAACAGGCAAGCGCAATACCTCAGCCCAAAACATACGGACCTTTAAAAAACCTTCCGCATCTGGAAAAAGAGCAGCTTTCTCAGTCATTATGGAAGATAGCAGATGAATTGGGGCCGATTTTCCGTTTCGATTTTCCGGGGGTATCCAGTGTTTTTGTATCCGGCCACAGTCTTGTGGCTGAAGTGTGTGATGAAAGCCGTTTTGATAAAAATCTTGGCAAAGGCTTGCTAAAGGTGCGCGAGTTTGGCGGAGACGGGTTATTTACAAGCTGGACGCATGAGCCGAATTGGCAAAAAGCCCACCGCATTCTGCTGCCGAGTTTCAGTCAAAAAGCGATGAAAAGCTATCATTCTATGATGCTGGATATCGCAACCCAGCTGATTCAAAAATGGAGCCGGCTTAATCCTAATGAAGAAATTGATGTAGCGGACGACATGACCCGTCTGACGCTTGATACGATTGGGTTATGCGGGTTTAACTACCGTTTCAACAGCTTTTACCGTGATTCACAGCATCCGTTTATCACCAGTATGCTCCGTGCCTTAAAAGAGGCGATGAATCAATCGAAAAGACTGGGTCTGCAAGATAAGGTGATGGTGAAAACAAAGCTGCAGTTCCAAAAAGATATAGAAGTCATGAACGCTCTTGTCGATAGAATGATAGCGGAGCGAAAAGCGAACCCGGATGAAAACATTAAGGACCTTTTATCACTCATGCTTTATGCCAAAGATCCTGTAACAGGTGAAACGCTGGATGATGAAAACATTAGATACCAGATCATAACGTTTTTGATTGCAGGACATGAAACCACAAGCGGTTTGCTTTCCTTTGCGATCTACTGTCTGCTTACACATCCGGAAAAACTGGAAAAAGCGCAAGAGGAAGCAGATCGCGTGTTAACGGATGACACGCCGGAATATAGACAAATCCAGCAGCTGAAATACATTCGGATGGTTTTAAATGAAACGCTAAGACTGTTCCCAACAGCTCCGGCCTTTTCTCTCTACGCTAAGGAAGATACTGTTTTAGGCGGGGAATATCCGATCAGTAAAGGGCAGCCTGTCACTATTTTGATTCCGAAACTGCACAGGGATCAAAACGCTTGGGGAGAGGATGCAGAAGATTTTCGTCCGGAACGGTTTGAAGACCCTTCGCGCATTCCTCACCATGCGTATAAGCCGTTTGGAAACGGACAGCGCGCTTGTATCGGCATGCAGTTTGCTCTCCAGGAAGCGACGATGGTTCTAGGTCTTGTATTAAAGCATTTTGATTTGATGAACCATACTGGATACGAACTGAAAATCAAAGAGGCATTAACGATCAAGCCGGATGAATTTAAAATTACTGTGAAACCGCGGAAAACAGCAGCAATCAACGTACAGAGAAAAGAACAGGCTGACATCAAAACAGAAACGAAGCCAAAAGAAACAAAACCTAAACACGGCACACCTTTACTTGTTCTTTACGGTTCTAATCTTGGAACAGCGGAAGGAATAGCCGGTGAACTGTCTGCTTACGGCCGCCAGCTGGGCTTTACAGCTGAAATCGCTCCGCTTGACGATTATATTGGCAAGCTTCCCGACCAAGGTGCCGTGGTCATTGTTACGGCTTCTTATAACGGGGCGCCGCCTGATAATGCTGCCGGCTTTGTGGAGTGGCTGGAGGAGCTTGAGGAGGGCCGATTGAAAGGTGTTTCCTATGCGGTATTCGGCTGCGGAAACCGGAGCTGGGCCAGCACGTATCAGCGAATTCCCCGACTCATAGATGACATGATGAAAGCAAAGGGGGCAACGCGTTTAATAGCGATTGGGGAAGGCGATGCCGCCGATGATTTTGAAAGCCATCGCGAGTCTTGGGAAAACCGTTTCTGGAAGGAAACGATGGACGCATTTGATATAAACGAAATATCTCAGAAAGAAGACAGACCTTCATTATCCATTACTTTTCTCAGTGAAGCGACAGAAACGCCGCTTGCTAAGGCATATGGCGCGTTTGAAGGGATTGTGTTAGAGAACCGGGAGCTCCAGACAGCAGATAGTCCGCGTTCTACCCGCCATATTGAATTGCAAATTTCTGATGCCAAAACATATCAAGAAGGCGATCATATCGGAATTCTGCCGCAAAACAGCCGGAAACTTGTTCAGCGGGTCCTGAGCCGATTCAGTTTGCAGGCCAATCATGTCATAAAAATGAGCGGAAGCCCTCATATGGCTCATCTTCCGATGGATCGGCCGATTAAAGTGGCGGATGTATTGGCGTCCTATGTGGAGCTGCAGGACCCGGCTTCAAGACTTCAACTTCGGGAGCTGGCTTCTTATACAGTCTGTCCGCCGCATAAAAAAAAGTTGCAACAGCTCGTTTCAGAAGATGGCATTTATAAAGAGCAGGTATTGGCAAAACGTCTCACCATGCTTGATCTTTTAGAGGATTACCCTGCTTGCGAAATGCCGTTTGAGCGGTTTTTAGAACTTTTGCCATCATTAAAACCAAGATATTATTCCATTTCAAGCTCACCGAAGGTCCAAGCCAATATCGTGAGCATGACAGTAGGCGTTGTTAAAGCATCAGCTTGGAGCGGGCGTGGTGAATACCGGGGCGTTGCTTCTAATTATTTAGCAGAGCTGAATACAGGTGATGCAGCAGCCTGTTTCATCCGAACGCCTCAATCCGGATTCCAAATGCCAGATGACCCTGAAACGCCTATGATTATGGTTGGACCGGGTACAGGAATTGCACCATTCAGGGGCTTTATTCAGGCAAGATCTGTTTTGAAGAAGGAAGGAAGCACGCTTGGAGAAGCTCTTTTATACTTCGGCTGCCGGCGCCCCGATCATGACGATCTATACAGAGAAGAGCTGGATCAAGCGGAACAGGATGGTATTGTCACCATCCGCCGATGCTACTCACGCGTCGAAAACGAACCAAAGGGATATGTCCAGCACTTGCTCAAACAAGATACGCAGAAATTGATATCACTCATTGAAAAAGGGGCACACATATACGTATGCGGTGATGGATCGCAAATGGCTCCTGATGTAGAGAATACGCTGCGTCTGGCGTATGAAGCTGAAAAAGGAGCGAGCCGGGAAGAATCAGCTGAATGGCTGCAGAAGCTGCAAAACCAAAAACGATATGGCAAAGACGTTTGGACAGGAATGTAA
- a CDS encoding MFS transporter, which translates to MKIELNIKRKSKTPAFDPSFRRLFTAVTLTSIGDGLTFNALPWVAASLTSNTILASLVSSAIFLPWLLFSLPFGILIDRYPRNLLMAVSGTVRAVMILLLTVLIIYEWATVPLLIILTFLFGTAKVMFDCTAQTIVPMVVNSKQLEKANGLFASVQLIASDLLGGALAGILILIGLPAPFVIDVITSVTSIPLLIRMKGNFQAREERKKVTFKADLKEGILFVWNDSLLRPLALFGSGVTMVFSMITAMQVFFMKEILHLSSFEFGLLISFATVGSVIGGRAVSNLKTKLGARKSLLISILTMGICYGIAGLSSNWYIVCLSYIIASFFIVVWGVLNVTYRQRIVPQELLGRVNTVFRFLSWGVSSIGTILGGILVSVGEVAFNREWALRLPYLVLLCVYIIFFFIAIRLFSKERLEGV; encoded by the coding sequence ATGAAAATTGAACTGAACATTAAACGCAAATCAAAAACTCCTGCTTTTGATCCTTCTTTTCGCCGTCTTTTTACTGCTGTAACCTTAACAAGTATTGGAGATGGCCTCACTTTTAATGCGCTTCCTTGGGTTGCAGCTTCACTAACAAGTAATACAATATTAGCGTCATTGGTATCCTCAGCCATCTTTCTGCCTTGGTTACTGTTTAGTTTGCCTTTTGGAATCTTAATTGATCGCTATCCCCGCAATTTACTAATGGCTGTTTCGGGAACAGTCAGGGCAGTAATGATATTGCTGTTAACTGTTCTGATAATCTATGAATGGGCGACTGTACCGCTTTTGATTATCTTAACGTTTCTTTTTGGTACTGCTAAGGTAATGTTTGACTGCACAGCACAAACGATAGTGCCAATGGTTGTTAATAGTAAACAACTTGAGAAGGCGAACGGTCTTTTTGCTTCGGTTCAATTAATCGCAAGCGATCTTTTAGGGGGAGCGCTCGCAGGCATTCTAATTCTAATTGGCCTTCCCGCGCCTTTCGTTATAGATGTGATTACTTCTGTCACTTCAATTCCTTTGTTAATAAGAATGAAAGGTAACTTTCAAGCGAGAGAGGAAAGAAAAAAGGTTACTTTCAAAGCTGATTTAAAAGAAGGTATACTCTTTGTTTGGAATGATTCTTTGCTAAGACCTTTAGCATTGTTTGGATCTGGTGTCACTATGGTTTTCTCAATGATTACTGCTATGCAAGTTTTCTTCATGAAAGAGATTTTGCATTTGAGTTCTTTTGAGTTTGGTTTGCTGATTTCCTTTGCAACTGTAGGCAGTGTGATCGGGGGACGAGCAGTTTCAAATCTAAAAACAAAATTGGGGGCAAGAAAAAGTTTGCTTATCTCGATTTTGACCATGGGAATATGTTACGGTATTGCAGGCCTTAGCAGTAATTGGTATATTGTCTGTCTATCCTATATTATTGCCTCTTTTTTTATTGTGGTATGGGGTGTCTTGAATGTAACGTATAGACAGCGAATTGTTCCCCAAGAGCTGTTAGGGCGCGTGAATACAGTATTTCGCTTTTTGTCCTGGGGAGTCAGTTCCATTGGAACAATTTTAGGCGGTATTCTAGTCAGTGTGGGTGAAGTGGCTTTTAATCGTGAATGGGCTCTCCGTCTTCCTTATTTGGTGCTTTTATGTGTGTATATTATCTTTTTCTTTATTGCCATTCGCTTATTCAGTAAGGAAAGGCTTGAAGGTGTATGA